Within the Setaria viridis chromosome 3, Setaria_viridis_v4.0, whole genome shotgun sequence genome, the region gcattagttaccatgagacaagctagaaaaaaagagatatattatattttctaaccacgagacaagctagaaaaaaagacaaattctcataaaaattaaaaaacatcaaacaccaatcctataaactctaataatcatagccattgatctattatattttctaaaaagttacccaccactgtcattatgaaaatattaaaaaatgagctctaaacctatatctaaattatcgagctcagctattataaaaaataatctaaagtaaccccatatgattctaaattacctatttatgtaaaaaagtaaactaatatatgattctaaattacctatttatgtcattgttaatataaaaatactaagttaaagtatatacacatgatgagtgccaccatttagaccatttatacaagtatgtgaggaatcgatgagggtatgctaaacataatgtatgaggattggaggtgtgatataaaatggaaaaagtatgaatatggatgaaaaagtgcatagagtaattattaattaaaaattaatcacaactggatacagataggtacatatctatataagtattatgttgaagtatttaAAATAGGAGAGTAGtaattaaataattttgattattagctagagtttaatttctaaataatttttaaatacaataacttttaaaaatattccggcacgggttgatggactagtgatattaaataagtatcattattttttcattaaatatattttcataatatatctatttggtGCTATAAATTTTTtgatcttctctataattttaatcAAACATAAAATTGATTTGactcaaaaaaaattagaatgacttTAATTtgcaacggagggagtacaccgTAATGCAGGTTGGTGTCGTCTGTGTCAGCTAGCGCACGTCTCCCTTTCAACTCGGCCCGACTCTGCGTCCACCGTTGGAATTGGGGCGGCAACAGAGAAAGCCCAACAGTCCAAGTCCAACTAAAAGAACAGCTCGGGACAGCCATTTTGATTTGGGCAGCATTATAGTGTATCTAtacctccttttttttaaaaaaaacatttttttccttcagTCTGCATCTCAGCGTATATTATCTAAGAATGGACATGGAGTGGTTAAACAACAATGCATCAACTTTTACTtatacatgtaaaaaaatgATCCAGCTCATTAGTCATCACGTAGATCTTACACGTACAGAGCATTCAAAACTCGATCTCAGCTAGGTCGTGCAGCCCAGTGcatgctactactactactacaggTCCTAAGCTACATGATTGTACACGCCACGTCTACGTTTGCACATCACCAAATATATCGTCCGGCATTCGAGCGGACGCTGTCTGTATGTCACTGCAGCTGGTTGACGAAGACATGCCCGTGACGATAGCACGCGCCAAGAGACGGCGGCACAACAAGTGGATTCGCCACCATGCTCTGGTGATCGTAGAGGAACGCCGCCGGGCTTATCAGCTGATCGTCACTGATGAAGAAGCCGAGGCCGCTTctgacgccgccggccgcatcATCAGCAGGCAgaggggaggccggcggggccgccgtcgtcgccgacaGGGAGCTCGCCACCAACGGCAGCTGCCCGTACAACTGGAACGGGAACTGCAGCGGTGGAGGCGGCATAGCGGATGACgctgaaggcggcggcggtgcgccgGTGAGGCGCTGCACGACGGACTTGAACTCGCCGGGGTGCGCGTGCACGACTTTGGGTGACTCCACGTAGATGATCACCGGCTGCCGCGCCTGCTGCTgcaccggcggccgccgcctcgtcttGGCCTGCAGGTCCGCAGCCTTGCTGTTGGTGACCTTGAGCGTAGCCGGGCGGGGGCCCTGCAGCCCGTGGTGGCGCTGCTGCATCAATggaggctgctgctgcctgctggtggGTGTCCGGGATAATAGCTCTACAAGTAAGTAGTGTGGTATTGATGTGACGAACAAGCAAATCAAGGGTGCGTGTCTGGCTTAATCTGGTAAG harbors:
- the LOC117850319 gene encoding uncharacterized protein — protein: MQQRHHGLQGPRPATLKVTNSKAADLQAKTRRRPPVQQQARQPVIIYVESPKVVHAHPGEFKSVVQRLTGAPPPPSASSAMPPPPLQFPFQLYGQLPLVASSLSATTAAPPASPLPADDAAGGVRSGLGFFISDDQLISPAAFLYDHQSMVANPLVVPPSLGACYRHGHVFVNQLQ